Within the Nitratireductor basaltis genome, the region CGCTCGAAAACCACGTAGGCGGTGCCGCGATAGGCGGGTGCGTTCCCGCTGCCCTGCTTTGCCTCAATCAGCGGGTCGGGCTGCTGGCTCGGGGTTCCGCGATAGACGCGCATCTCCACCTTGTCGCGATCGAGTTCGCGACCATCGGCCCAGATGCGCCTGATGCCTGCGATTTCTCCCTCGCAAAGGGCAAAGGCGACATTGGCGAAATAGGAATATGTTGTCGTCTTCGGTCCGCCACCTTTCGAACCCTGGCGTGTGGTGGTTGCCGTCTCCTCGAAGCGCGTGGCCCATATCAAGGTGCCGCCAATCCTGGCCGTGCCGTAGACGCGCGGCAGCGGCGCTCCCTCTTCTGCACTGAAGGGTCGCGCGGCGCCCAGCTTCGGACCTTCATAATGCTTTGTGCTCTCGATGAGCGAGCGGTCGATCGCATAACCGGCAAGCGCACCGGCTGCCGATCCGATCGCGGCACCGGCAGAACCGAAAATGCCCCCGAGAAACGCCCCGGCGGCCTGCAAGACTATCACTGCCATTTCAGATTATCCGCCTGTTGGGAAATCGAAGACCCCGGCAATCCGCCGGCGCCATTGCGGCACGAGGCTGGAGATCACGACACCGGCGCGTTCATAGGCATGAATGAAGCTTCCATCGCCGACCATGATCCCGGCATGTTTGGCCGGCAGATGCGCCCGCCAGCGGAACAGGATGAGTTGCCCTGCGGTCGGGTTATCCTCGACAGGGCAAAAATGCCTGTGCGCTGCTTCCAGAAGCCGCTCGCCTTCGGCAGCGTCCGCCCAATCCATCGCATAGGCGCCTGCACTTTCCGGCTCCGCGCCTACCACCTCGCGCCACACACCGCGAACCAGCCCGAGGCAGTCGCAGCCCACGCCTTTCCGGCTGGCCTGATGGCGATAGGGTGTTTCGAGCCACGACATCGCTGCCCGGCAGACAGCCCGTCGTTTTTCCTCGCTGCAGAGTGTGTTCATGGCACCAATGGCCTGCCGTCGTGCTCCTGACTTTCGGTGGCATAGCCATATGCGGCATCATTCCCCGGCAGATGCGGAAAACCCTGGAAGTTCTTGACGTTGGAGAACTTGTCGCGGCAGGTCGAAAAGCTCTTGTCGCACCCCGCCACGACCGTGAAGGTATCACCACCCGCCACAGGCGCTGCGGTCTCCCGCCAGAGCTTCAACTCGGATCGGCTGCCGTTTCTGCGGTGCAGTTCCACACGTTCGCGCCGTCCGGCAGCCGCACCACTTGTCCAGGTCACGATCCCGCCGGTGAACCATCCATCCGCGTGGCTGCCGAGTGAAGAGACAATTGCCGTATCGCCCTTCATCTCCACAAGCGTGCCACTCGCCTTGTGGCTCGCACCGAGTGCGAAGCGGCAGCGGGCGTCACCCAGTTCCGCGTCGCATGACCGGCGCACGGTACGTCCGGCAGTCTCATCAAGCTTGGCCTGAAGCCCTTCCAGTTCGGCAGTAAATTGACCGTCCTTGCGCGTGATCCGCCCGATTACGGCCTTTCTCAGAAGCCGATGTTCATCGGCTGCCTGCCAATTCACAAGATAGGTTTCTACATCAGCGCCATCATAGCGCCCGGCAACAATATCGGCTTCCGTGATATCTACCGCACTCAGTGCTCCCGTCACATCAACGACATCGCTGGTCAGGCCGAGGCTTGAGCGCGCTTCACTTGCACTCAGCCCGCTTTCGGGTGCAAATGTGGTGCCATTGAACTCCAGCGTGCGGTCGTGATCCGTAAATCCCAGCACTGTGCCATCGCGCAGGTTCAGCCGCCAGCAATGGCACAATGTCGTCACATCTGCCGCCAGATGCGCCTCAAACCCACTCATGAGCGCACCTCCACCATCGGAATTGATGGGATCTGCCCTGCCCTGAAGCTTGTGATGCTGGCATTCAACTGGTCCGTGTCGAAACGCACCGGCACGTCGAAGACGTAGCCTGCCGTAACCACCGCACCATTGGCGGGAACGGCGTGGCTGGCGAAAACCACCTCGCCCGTCGCTGGATCAACCGAAAAGCCCGCAGAAGGCTGGATCTCGCTTCCGTCTACCGCCACCCGCACGCTGCTCGCCAACGGGTGGGTAATCTCCCGCATGTAGGCGTCCGCACCTTCGCCATAAGTCTTGCGAAGCCGAAACCGTCTCTTGCTGCCGTCACCCGTTCCGATCACTTGGTCGGAGGATGCCGGCGTTGCCCCCCGTGAGCAGGACTTCATGTCGAATGGATCGCGAAAGCGAAACGCATGGAGCGAGCCGCGCCTGGCCTCGAAAAACGCCATCACCTCATAAAGATCATCCAACGAACGAATTCCCGCGCCAGCATCATAGCGCCTGCGCGAATAGGCCATCCGGGCGTTGCGTTTCTCGGCACCGGAACTCAACTGGATGATCTCGTTGCGCCGCTCCGGACCACCGCTTGCGCCAAAGGCAATCGAAAGCGGAAAGCTTACATCGTGAAAGGCCTGCATCATCCACCTCAGCCAAAGCGCGCGCCGCGGGCAACCGCCCGTGCGAGCATGGTCGAAATCTGTCCCTCGGACTTTGCAAAGGACTGCGCGTCTGGCGTCGTGACATTGAAGGTGATCTTGATGCCGCCACCCCCGCCGCCCTGCGCGACACCGAGCCGACCATCCGGCCCCCGCGCCAGCGGAAGCACGGCTTCCGCACCAGCCTCGCCCATCACACCCATCCCGCCGCCATGCGGGAAGAAGGTCGGCGCATTCACGACACCACCTTTCGCAAAGGGGATGATGCTGCCCAACGCGCCGGTCATCTGCCCTGCAAATGCGGAGACGAGCCCCTGCAGTGGCTGAAGGCCTGCATTCAGCGCGCGCCCGGCAAGATTCATGCCCACGCGCCGCAACACATCATCCAGATTGCGCCCGCTCACCGCCGCACCTTTCAGCGCTCCGGTCAGTTCTGCCCCGAAGCTGGCCGAAAGGTTCCTCAGATTCTCGAGCGCATCCTCGAATGGCTTCGTCTCCGCAATGATCGGCACCCGCACGGCTTCAGCCATCGCGCTTCTCCTTGTCCATTTGATCGGGAAACTGCCGCATCAGCTCATGCAGCCTGGCGCGGTCCGGCCGCTCGGTCGGGCCTGCGAACGGTGCCAATATCACCGCCAGTTCAGGCAGGCTCAGCGCCCAGAATGTATCCGGTGGAAGGCGCAAAACGCCCATCCCGAAACGCATCAGCGCGCGCCAAGGCAACAGGCCTTTGTCCCGCTTGCCCTCCTCCATCAAGCAGCATCCGCTCCGGTGCCGAAGGTGGCGGCGAGCAGGTCCGCAGCGAGCTTCACCATGCCGCCCACACCACCCTCGCACTGCATCTTCCGCACCTCGTCCATCGAGACGTCATTGCCCGCACCGCGCAGTCCGGCGGCTATGACGGCGGTCAGTTCGTCCGTCTTCATGTGACCGGCGGAGAATTTCGCGACGAGCTGCCCCAGATCATCTGCCCCAAGCGCCTCTTCCAGTTCCGCCAGCGCGCCCAGCGTCAGGCACAGCCGCATCTCACGGCCATTCAGTGTTGCGGCCACCTCACCACGCTGTCGGTTGACCATCATGGGACGCTCGTGAAGCTGACCGGGCCTGCAGACTCGAGCGCCATCTCGAAGCTCACCTCGCCGTCGTGGTTTCCTGCATATTCCAAAGCCGTCACCTGGAAAGGCCCCGACACCGTGCCAAAGCCGGGTATCCCGAACTGCCACTGTGCGATTTCGCCCGCAAAGAAGCGGGCGCGCACGGCTGCGTCCGATGCGGCATCCTTGAAGATGCCCGATCCGTTGATCGAAGCCCGCTGCACACCGCTTCCCGCCAGAAGCTCGCGCCAGCGCCCGACCGAATCCGCATCCGTCACATCCACCGTTTCCGCGTTGAACGCGATGCGGCGCGCGCGCATGCCTGCCACGCTCGTGAAATTGCCAAGCCCGTCCTCGTCGAGCTTCAGGATCAGGTCCTTGCCCTTCACCGCGACCATTGGGTCTCTCCTTAGATGAAATGATATTCGGCCGCTCAGCCAGCGGCGATCTCGACCACGGCGCGCAGGCGCAAGCTGCCGTGAAAAGCGTCCAGGTCGGCATTGAAGCTCAGCGCCTCCTGCTCCACCCGCAGATTGATCAGGTGGTGTTCCGCCAGCGCCAATGGCCGGTCGTGGAGAATTGCTGTCACGCGCTCCATGACCTCCAGTGCTTCCGCCTTGCCACGCTTGCGTGACCAGACATGCAGGCTGAAGAGTATCTCCGCCCCTTCTTCACTTGCCGTACCCCAGTCATGGCGCGTCACGCGACCGAAGGTGATATAGGGAAAAGCCAATTCTGCGGGCGTCAGGTCATGCAGCTTTCCCGGCCCGATCAGACCCGTCAGCTGCGCATCCTGCGAAAGCGCTGAGAAGACCGCACCTTGCAGCTCAAGCAACGGGCTTGCCATCGCGCGGCTCCTGCTCTTCTGGTGCGGTTCTGTGCGTTTCAACCTCTTCGGCAAGGCTGTGGAGGAGACGACGCAGGCTGCGCAAAAGTGCATCCGCCCTGGGCTTGACCGCCAGCTTCATCGCACCTCCTCCCGCACATTGGCCACGAGATAACGCCCGCTCTCATCGGGATCATGCAGATCAGTGATCATCAGCGCGCGGCCCAGCCGCAGGAAGCGCATGCCGCTTTTCACGTCATCGCGATGGCGCAGCGTCACCTTGTGCGTCACAGCCTCATGGCGCTGGCCTGCTGCAAAGAACGAGTTGCCTCTGATGGGTTCGATCAGGGCGAAGACAACGGCGACCTCGCGCCATTCCTCATCATGCCCGCCAGTGCCATCGGGAATGGCCACCGCCTCCTGCAGCATCATCTCGTGACGCAACATGCCGGGATCAAGAAAGGTCAGGCCATTCATAGCCGCACCTCGCGAAAGCTGGCGATCAACTGCCTGTAGCTGTCAGGCAGCGATACCGGCTGCTGGTCAGCTCTGACGGCCCCGCGAAACTCGTACCAGTGCGCCACCAGAAGCAGGATCGCGCGCTTCAACAGATCCGGCACATCCGCCCCGCTCTCGCCGAAACCGGCTGAGAAGTCGATTTCGATGCCATTGATCATCACGTCCGGCTTCGGACGCTTCGTAAGGAAAAGCCGCGCAGGCGTTGAATTGGTATCGGCCACCAGTTTTTCGACCGCCATCGCCTGCGCCTCGCCTTCCCGGCCATACACAGTCACACCATGGATGGCGCGCACCGGGCCCTTTTTCAGCAGAACCGGCTCGTCCTGCGGCCACGCATCCAGCACCAACCGCCAGCTTTGTTCGATCAGCGCCAGACCGGTCGACCGCTCCACCTCCTCACGCGCCGCGCGGATAAGACCTGCGATCAGATCGCCTTCGCTGTCGTGGTCCAGGCGCATATGCGCCCGCGCCTCGCTCAGCGTCACCGGCTCCACTGCCGGTGCCACGGTCCTGAACAATGTCATGCGCTCTCCTTTTCCTGTCAGGTGGCCAAAAGAAAAGCGGCCCCGAAATTCGGAGCCGCTTGTGGATTTCTGTTACCTTCCTGGCCTAGCTGACCTAGCACTTCATCAGCTTGATCGCCTCGAAGTCCTGCACGCCGCCGCCCACGCGCTTGGTCGTGTAGAAGAGGACATAGGGCTTGGCGGAATAGGGATCGCGCAGCACCCGCACGCCCGTGCGGTCCACCACGAGATAGCCCCTGCCGAAGTCACCGAATGCGATTGGCGTTGAGGCGCTTTCGATGTCGGGCATGTCCTCGGCTTCCACCACGGGGAAGCCCATCAGCATGGCACGGCTGCCGGGCGTCGCGGGTGGCTGCCACATATAGTTGCCGTCAGCGTCCTTGATCTTGCGAAGCGCTGCCTGCGTCTTGCGGTTCATCACCCAGTTCGCACTCTGGCGGTAGCCGGATTTCAGCGAATAGACGAGATCCACCAGCGCATCGGACGGATCGGTATCGGGAAGACCACCATCGACACCGGTGGCGCGATAGCCGATCGAACCCCACTGCCAGCCATCATCCTGCATCTGGCCGTAGTTCAGGAAACCCTTCGGCTTGTTCACGCCATCGCCATTGACAAAGGCCGCGCCCTCCTGCTCGGCAAAGGCGGTCTCTATCTCCGAGGCAATCCACTGGTCGAGATCGACCACGCTGTCTTCCAGGAGTGCCGCGGTCGCAGCCGGCATGGCGTAGAGCTCGGCGGTCGGGAACTGCAACTCGTCAAGCGTGCCTGCCGCAGTTTCAGGCCGTGCAGCCGTCTCGCCCACCCATCCCGTTGCCGGCCCGGTAATCGCAAACGGCTTCTTCAGCACTGCAGAGGAGACCTGCCGCACGCTTGCAATCGAGCGGATCGGCGAAAGTGCGGCAAGGCGCTTGCCAATGGCCGCTTCCGTCTCTTCGGGCACCAGATAACCGCCATCCTGTGCGGACGCATAGGACATGGCCTTGGCTTCCATCTCGCGCAGGCTGCGTTCATCACCCGAGCGCACATAGGCTTCGAAAGCCGCCTTGTGCTCCAGAGACTGCACGCTTCCACCGTCGCGCGCCAGTGCCGGTCGCGCCCTTTTCAGCGTCAGCGTGTCGAGCGCCTTCTTCTGTTCGTCCAGCGCGCGGGAAATCCGCTCCACCTTCTCTTCGGTAATCGGATCGGCAGAGCGCTTCTCGATCTCCTTCAGCCGGCGGTCATTGGTTTCCTTGAACGCCTCGAAGGCGCCCATGAAGTCCTCGAAAGCGCCCGCAATCTCGCTGTCGCCCGACTTGGTTTCGGGCGCCTGCATCTGGTTCTCAACCGTCATGTTCAGCTATCCTTGAGCATCTGTCGTGTGGCCTGGCGCATTCTTGCCACCAGGCTTTCAGGTGTTGCCCTGCCGGCATCCCGCTCGCGTGCAAGGCTGGAGAAGCCCTTGGCGATCACCGCCCGGGCCTCCCCGCGCGTCAGCCCCGCATCCCGCGTGAGCCATCGCTCGAATTCTCTCGTGGTCGGCAGTCGTCCCGCCTTCACGGCGCTGACACGTGCCGAGGGCAGCATGGGAAATGTCACCACCGAGATTTCCCACAGATCGGCCTCGATGATGCGCCTTGTTCGCGACTTCTGATCGCGCTGCGCCTTCACGGTGCGGAAGCCGATGGAAAGCCCGTCCACTGCGCCTGCGCGCATCAGCTCCAGCACTTCGCCTGCCTTGGCGACACCCGGCGTCAGCTTTCCGCGCACATAAAGCCCACGTTCGTCCTCGCGTATCTCTTCCCACACGCCGATGGGCAGGTTCGGATCATGCTGGAACAGCATGCGAATGCCGCCCGCACCACGCCGCTTGACCGAGCGGGCGAAGGCGCCTGCCATCACCACGTCGCGGCCAAGATCGACCTCGCCGAAAAGGCTCGCATAGCCGTAAAAGCTGCCATCGGCCTCCAGCCTGTCGAGCGCCAGCCCGGAGAATTTCCGTTCCGCCGCTCCGCTACTGGCCTTCACGATCTTCGCTGTCATCGGCCAACCCCGGCTTCACGCCGCGCCTGCGTGCCAAACCACCGCATCAGGAAGCCGATGGCGCTCCAGGCGCACAGGCTTGCCGCTGCCGAGCCCATCAGCACAATCTCGCCAGCACCCAGCGCGTCGGCGATGCCCAGTTCATCGGCGATCTTGATGCCCGCCGTTCCACCGAACACGAAGCCGCAGGCCACACCCACGCCAAAGCGCACTGCCGCCTCCCGCCGCCCATTGGGCAGGAGATAGGCCAGCGAGATCGCCGATCCGGCAACCGCGCCAATCATCTTGGCGACCCACAGCCAGGCCGCCTCGCTCAATCCGGTCATGCATTTTCTCCCGCACCGGCAGTCAGCGCGCCATAGCCGACGGCTTCGCGCTTCTCGTCATCGCTCAGGAAGTCAGCCTCCCCGACCCGCCGCCACAGCGCCTCGCGCTCGGCTGCCAGCCCCTCCACCTGATCCGCGTCGAACCACAGCCGCAGCTCCTCATCGAGCCTTGCGGAGAAGAAGGCGGAAAGGTCCTGCGCAATCCGCGCCACCAGCGGCAGCACGGTCAGGCGATAGAAGGCCCGGTTGGCCTCCTGATAGTTCGCATAGGTGTTGTCTCCGGGTATGCCCAACAGCATCGGCGGCACGCCCAGCGCCAGCGCGATGTCGCGTGCCGCCCCGTTGCGCGCCTCCAGAAAATCCATCTCGCGCGGCGACAGGCCCATCGCCTTCCAGTCGAGACCGCCTTCCAGAAGCAGCGGACGCCCGGCACGGCTTGCGCCCGTATAGCCCTGCTCCAGTTCCGCCTTCAGGCGATCAAACTGATCGTCGCTCAGATTGCCGCCATCCTTGGGTGCATAGACCAGCGCGCCGGAGGGCCGTGCGGAATTGTCGAGGAGTGCCTTGTTCCAGCGCGCAGCCGTGTTGTGCACGTCCAGTGCCGCACCTGCTGCCGCCAGCGGTGCGAAGCCCATCACGTCATCCAGCGGATGAAACAGGCTCAGATGCAGCGCCTCGCCCTGTTCCAGCGAAATGCGGCGGCTGACCTTGCCCGTACGATGCTCCAGCGCCACCGGCCAGCCGCGACTGTCGCATTGCACCTGCACCTGATCGGGGCGGAGCAGATGCAGTTCCCGCGCTCCCGTTTCCGTCTCCACCAGTTCCAGATAGGCATTTCCGGAAAGCATGAGATGCCCGTAAAGCGCCTCCATGAAACGGTTGCCCGCCTGCCGCGCATTGGGCCGCTTCATGAGCCGCAGAAGCGGATGCTCCTCCACCTCGCCCGCCGCATCATAAAGCAGCCAGGGGATCGATGCTGCGGCCTCAGCAATCATCATGGTCGCGCGATGCGCGACCGGATTGCGCATGAAACCTTCACGCGCCAGCGAGGCATAGTCGCCCCGCGTAAAACGTGCGCTTGCCTCCCGGTGCAGCGCCACAAACGCCCCACCCACCCCCTTCCGCTCCACACGCATCTCCTTCCCCGCCGGTCTTTGCCGACGCAGGCCGAAAGGCCATGTCCAAGCCATTCATCTTGTCCTTGCTGTTGGAGAATTTTTCTTCGAGGTCAGGCGCGGCACCCGCCCCAGCCAATCTCCCCCTTGAGGGGAGATGTCCGGCAGGACAGAGGGGGGTGCCTTGGCGCAGACGGCAATCGCCCTCCCCTTCAAACACCCCGCACCCGCGGCAGACCGGCCTGCCCGAGCATCAACTCGCTCAGAGCCCAGACCAGCGCGTCAACGCGATCCGGTGAGCGTCCGCCTGACAGGCCGTCGCGACCAAGGTCACACATCTCGTCTTCGAGCTCGCGCATGCGCCGGGCATGCCTCACCCGCCCCTGCGCATAGAGTGCCGCAACCGGCTCGGCGCGCGTGAACTTTCCGCGGGAGGCGCGCACCGGTTTCACCGGCACGGCCCGATCCACCGTGCGGATCACGCTTGCCACCATTTCGCCGCCCTGGTTCACCTCGGCCACGATCTGGTCGGCCTCATGCGCGTGATAAAGCGCCACTGCGCGCGCCGCCCAGGCTTCCGGCCTCGCCGCTTGCATGGTCGCGTCCTCGATCACCCAGCCGATCCCCGCCTCATCGATCCCCGCAACCACCAGCCCGCAGGCATCCGAATTCTTCCCGCTGGAAGCCGGGGGATCCACCGCCACCACGATCCGGCGAAACTGCCCGGACCTGTTATGCCCACAAACCGCCTCCAGCTGCTCGCGGCTCCAAAGCGCGTCCGGCCGGTCTTCGATCAACTCGCCATCAAGCTCCTGACGCCCCAGCCGCGTGTCGCCATAACGCTCCTTGATCGCCGTCATGAAGCCGGCGGCAAGATTATTCGCATTGTCGATCGTCGGCATGGTCGTCAGCGTCACGCCAGCGGCCTTCACCAGTCTGCGGATCAGCGGCACCGGCTTCGGCGTGGTGGTGAGAAGCTGCAGCGGCCTTTCCCCCAGCCGCAGGCCGAATTGCAGCATGTCATAGCATTCCTGCGCGTGCTTCCATTTGGCCACCTCGTCACACCAGGCCGCATCGAATTGCGGCCCGCGCAGGCTGTCCGGATCTTCGGAGGAAAAGATCTGCGCCACCGCGCCATTGTCCCAGACAACCCGCTTGCGGCTTGGCTCGAAACGCGGGCGCGTCCCATGTCCCACGGCCATGATGCCCGATGGCCCGTCCACCATCACCTCACGCACATCGCCCAGCGTCTCGCCGATCAGCGCGATGCGGCCATAGCGATGGCGCGCGAATGGCGGCAGGCCGCGCACCAGCGCATTCACCCATTCAGCGCCAAGCCTTGTCTTGCCCGCGCCGCGCCCGCCCATCACCAGCCAGATCGGCTCGATTTCGACAAGCGGATATTGCGCAAGCCGCGCATGCATCAACCAGCTATGTCGAACCTGCTCCAGCTGGCGCGGTGTCAGCACCGGGCACAATCGCTCCGGTTGCGGCAAATTCTCGGGCAAGTTCGATGATGCGCTGGTTGATCGTGCCGATTGCGGCGGCCATTTCTGCATCGCTCTTCATCTGCTCGTCAGCGGCGTGTTCGGGCGTCTGCGTCAGCTCGCCCAGCTTCTCGATGGAGCGCAGCATCAGGCCAAGCGCCTCAAGCCGCGCCTTGTCGTAGCGCCCCTCGGCCTGGCTTGCCATGCTCGCCTCCTCCAGCTGCCCGACAACACTGACCGAAAGCTGCCGCAGGCGCGATTGCAGCGTGACCGCCCCTTTCGCCCCCATCTCACCCGAGACCCAGCCTTCGCGCCGCGCCATCTTCTGAAGCGTGGAAAGCCTCAGCCCCGCCGCCAGCGCCAGAAGCTCCAGCTCCACCGGCGCGCCCTCGAAAAGCGCACGCAATGCCACCGCGCGCCGCTCACCAACAGCCATCGCACAACTTCCATCCACCAATGTGAGTGAAAACCCAAAACGAAAAAAGCGCCGGGCAAAGCCGCAGCGCTTACAAACTTGTAAGGTCCAAACAGCCCCGGCACCGCCGCCGGACCCATTTATCGGACGATGACAGAACCCTACCAAAACACCGTCACGCCGTCAAGGACTTTTTTCCTACTTCATCCACGTTCAGGCGCTTCAACAGACGTGCCTCTTCAAGCTTCTCGTCTGACAGCTGGCGCCGTTCGCGCAACCAATCCGCGACGTCTACCCAATCCCAGATGGGACTGTCAGTGGTGATGCGGGCAACGGGCCGCGGGAATCCTTTCCCACGCTTGCCGCTCGCATAGAGCGTTACTGCCGCCCGGGAAATTCCCGCGCGTTCGGCAATCTCCGCCAAGCTGACCAGATTGTCCGGTTCCAGATGCTCCACTTTGGCACCGGCTCTCTCAACGTCCTGCATTGCACTTGTTATCGCTTCTTCAAGCGTGTGTGCCTCCCGTGCGAAGTCAAGCACGATGACTCCCCGTGAAAAAGAAGGCGTGGCGTCATCGCAGCCCGCCTCATAAAGCCGGTCCTCAAAATCGTTGGCATCAGGCGACAATCCCGACGCGATTATCGAAAACTCATGGACGGGCACTACAACCACCTATTTCTGGCGCTCATGGCTACAGTTCCTTCCCGCTCTCCTCAGTTGCCTTGCATGTGCTTCCGCGGATCTCGGTGTAGACCAAACCGATATCTGACATCCGGTTCGGTCATGCTTGGAGCAGTACATTCGCCCCCAGGCATGCGCACTCTTTCCAGCGGATCGCCACTGCCACCCATATTTTTCGAGCCATGCAACAGCTGCCTCGATATCCTTGTTTGGGTGACGCGGCCGCCTACCGGCCTTCAAGCGTATAACCTACATGATCGTTAACATTTGTCAACACTCTGCCCCCTCCGCACTTAATTGCCTGCAACTATGGAAACCACAACCTGAGATTACAGCCAAGGTAGAAGACGCGACAACGCCCCCATTTACCTTCCCCGCAACATTCGCGCGCATGGCGCGAAAAACTCCCTTTTTGCGAAAAGTTTATGTTAAACATAGATAAGGAACTGCTGGAACTTGTGGCGCCTTTGTGGCTTGCCTTTCAAGCAGTATATCACTGGGACAAGAAGGCCGATCGGCGCCCGCCATGGATGACAAACGCGCGTCTGGAAACAAGAACAAGGCTCCGCGCGCCACGCGGCTTCTGGAGCTCGATGCGTGGCTCGATTCATCGCTTTATGAAGCCGGTTTCAAATCAGCGGAAATTTGGGAAAGCATCACCATTTTCTTCCGCCGCTTTCGCGTCTACGGCTTCCGCCGCGCGGTCGTGGAAGTCTTCTCCGAAGGCTTCACCATGCTGGCCGCCGGCGTGGTCCTGCTGCTCGCGCTTGCCCAGCCCGCCTTCTATGCCACCTCGACGAACTGGCGTGCACAGGATGATTACGCTGTAACCTTCCTCGACCGCTACGGCCAGGAAATCGGCCAGCGCGGCATCATCCAGCGCGATTCCGTGCCTGTCGATGAAATGCCCGACCATCTCATCAAATCGGTGCTGGCAACCGAGGACCGTCGCTTCTTCGAGCATTTCGGCATCGACTTCATCGGCCTCACCCGTGCGATGGCAGAGAATGTCCGCGCCAACGGGGTCGTTCAGGGCGGCTCCACCCTCACCCAGCAATTGGCCAAGAACCTGTTCCTGACCAACGAGCGCACGCTTGACCGCAAGG harbors:
- a CDS encoding NlpC/P60 family protein, which translates into the protein MNTLCSEEKRRAVCRAAMSWLETPYRHQASRKGVGCDCLGLVRGVWREVVGAEPESAGAYAMDWADAAEGERLLEAAHRHFCPVEDNPTAGQLILFRWRAHLPAKHAGIMVGDGSFIHAYERAGVVISSLVPQWRRRIAGVFDFPTGG
- a CDS encoding DUF2163 domain-containing protein codes for the protein MSGFEAHLAADVTTLCHCWRLNLRDGTVLGFTDHDRTLEFNGTTFAPESGLSASEARSSLGLTSDVVDVTGALSAVDITEADIVAGRYDGADVETYLVNWQAADEHRLLRKAVIGRITRKDGQFTAELEGLQAKLDETAGRTVRRSCDAELGDARCRFALGASHKASGTLVEMKGDTAIVSSLGSHADGWFTGGIVTWTSGAAAGRRERVELHRRNGSRSELKLWRETAAPVAGGDTFTVVAGCDKSFSTCRDKFSNVKNFQGFPHLPGNDAAYGYATESQEHDGRPLVP
- a CDS encoding DUF2460 domain-containing protein; translation: MMQAFHDVSFPLSIAFGASGGPERRNEIIQLSSGAEKRNARMAYSRRRYDAGAGIRSLDDLYEVMAFFEARRGSLHAFRFRDPFDMKSCSRGATPASSDQVIGTGDGSKRRFRLRKTYGEGADAYMREITHPLASSVRVAVDGSEIQPSAGFSVDPATGEVVFASHAVPANGAVVTAGYVFDVPVRFDTDQLNASITSFRAGQIPSIPMVEVRS
- a CDS encoding phage tail tape measure protein, giving the protein MAEAVRVPIIAETKPFEDALENLRNLSASFGAELTGALKGAAVSGRNLDDVLRRVGMNLAGRALNAGLQPLQGLVSAFAGQMTGALGSIIPFAKGGVVNAPTFFPHGGGMGVMGEAGAEAVLPLARGPDGRLGVAQGGGGGGIKITFNVTTPDAQSFAKSEGQISTMLARAVARGARFG
- a CDS encoding rcc01693 family protein; this translates as MEEGKRDKGLLPWRALMRFGMGVLRLPPDTFWALSLPELAVILAPFAGPTERPDRARLHELMRQFPDQMDKEKRDG
- a CDS encoding gene transfer agent family protein translates to MMVNRQRGEVAATLNGREMRLCLTLGALAELEEALGADDLGQLVAKFSAGHMKTDELTAVIAAGLRGAGNDVSMDEVRKMQCEGGVGGMVKLAADLLAATFGTGADAA
- a CDS encoding phage major tail protein, TP901-1 family, with translation MVAVKGKDLILKLDEDGLGNFTSVAGMRARRIAFNAETVDVTDADSVGRWRELLAGSGVQRASINGSGIFKDAASDAAVRARFFAGEIAQWQFGIPGFGTVSGPFQVTALEYAGNHDGEVSFEMALESAGPVSFTSVP
- a CDS encoding DUF3168 domain-containing protein; this translates as MASPLLELQGAVFSALSQDAQLTGLIGPGKLHDLTPAELAFPYITFGRVTRHDWGTASEEGAEILFSLHVWSRKRGKAEALEVMERVTAILHDRPLALAEHHLINLRVEQEALSFNADLDAFHGSLRLRAVVEIAAG
- a CDS encoding phage head closure protein, producing MNGLTFLDPGMLRHEMMLQEAVAIPDGTGGHDEEWREVAVVFALIEPIRGNSFFAAGQRHEAVTHKVTLRHRDDVKSGMRFLRLGRALMITDLHDPDESGRYLVANVREEVR
- a CDS encoding head-tail connector protein yields the protein MTLFRTVAPAVEPVTLSEARAHMRLDHDSEGDLIAGLIRAAREEVERSTGLALIEQSWRLVLDAWPQDEPVLLKKGPVRAIHGVTVYGREGEAQAMAVEKLVADTNSTPARLFLTKRPKPDVMINGIEIDFSAGFGESGADVPDLLKRAILLLVAHWYEFRGAVRADQQPVSLPDSYRQLIASFREVRL
- a CDS encoding phage major capsid protein, yielding MTVENQMQAPETKSGDSEIAGAFEDFMGAFEAFKETNDRRLKEIEKRSADPITEEKVERISRALDEQKKALDTLTLKRARPALARDGGSVQSLEHKAAFEAYVRSGDERSLREMEAKAMSYASAQDGGYLVPEETEAAIGKRLAALSPIRSIASVRQVSSAVLKKPFAITGPATGWVGETAARPETAAGTLDELQFPTAELYAMPAATAALLEDSVVDLDQWIASEIETAFAEQEGAAFVNGDGVNKPKGFLNYGQMQDDGWQWGSIGYRATGVDGGLPDTDPSDALVDLVYSLKSGYRQSANWVMNRKTQAALRKIKDADGNYMWQPPATPGSRAMLMGFPVVEAEDMPDIESASTPIAFGDFGRGYLVVDRTGVRVLRDPYSAKPYVLFYTTKRVGGGVQDFEAIKLMKC
- a CDS encoding HK97 family phage prohead protease, translated to MTAKIVKASSGAAERKFSGLALDRLEADGSFYGYASLFGEVDLGRDVVMAGAFARSVKRRGAGGIRMLFQHDPNLPIGVWEEIREDERGLYVRGKLTPGVAKAGEVLELMRAGAVDGLSIGFRTVKAQRDQKSRTRRIIEADLWEISVVTFPMLPSARVSAVKAGRLPTTREFERWLTRDAGLTRGEARAVIAKGFSSLARERDAGRATPESLVARMRQATRQMLKDS
- a CDS encoding DUF6107 family protein, which encodes MTGLSEAAWLWVAKMIGAVAGSAISLAYLLPNGRREAAVRFGVGVACGFVFGGTAGIKIADELGIADALGAGEIVLMGSAAASLCAWSAIGFLMRWFGTQARREAGVGR